Within the Thermoflexus hugenholtzii JAD2 genome, the region GCCCCCACCACGACGATCAGGGGATCCAGCCCAGCCCGCCGGGCGAGGGTGGTCACGTGACGGACCAGCGGGCGGCCGTGCCAGTCCGCCAGGGCTTTGGGGCTGCCGAACCGCCGCCCCTCCCCAGCGGCCAGCACGATCCCAGCCACTCGGGGAGCTGCCGGTCCGACGAGGGCGACCGGGTCTCCCCCTACGAGGGCCACCACACGCTCGAAAACAGCCTGTGGGAGCGCCGCGCACACCCTCTCGAAGGCTTCCGGATCGAAGGTGCGCTCCCGGGTGAGGATCAGGAGGCGGCGGGCCCCGGAGGGGATCCCTTTTTGCCCACCCTGCGGATGGGAGACCAGAGCCGCCAGCCATTCCGGTGTGACCGGGTCCTCCGGGTGCCCGCCGAGGTGGGCGAGGGCAAGGGCGCTGCGGTGGGTGACCGCGCCGATGGGGCGGCCGATGGCCTCCAGGCTGGCCACCACCGCCACGGCGTCGACCTCAGCGGGCAGGGCCGGCTCATGGTCCGCCGGCCATTTCAGCACCATCCGGCGCGCGCCGTCCGCTTCGATCAGCCAGGAGGCCTCTGGCATCCGGAGGATCAACCGGTCGAGGTGCTCGGGCGGCGGCCCCTGGATCTTCCAAGGATGGGCCGGGTAGGGACCGTTCGGAGGCTCCGCGAGGGCCTCCATCCGCCGGGCTCCGAGCACCCAGCGGGGGAGCCGCCGGAAGAGGGCTCGGAGCAGCTCCGGGGAGGGCGCCTCACTCAGCAGCAGGCCGATCCCTTCCGGGAGCACCGGCTCCACGATATGTGTGGTGGTCGTCCACACCGCCGGGGCGTCCGGTCCTCCCAACTCGTGCAAGAGGCGCCAGGCCGTTGTGGTTTTGCCACCGGCTCCGACGAAGGCGATCACCGCGCCGGGCGCCAGCCCCAGCGCCTCGTGGAGGGCAGCCGGCGCGGTCCGGACGGTCAGGGCCTCCCTCATGCATCTCCCTCCGGAAGGGGGAAGCGGCGGCGGAGGAACTCCCAGGCGACCCGGTCGATGGCATCGCCGGGCTGCCAGCGCTCCTCCAGGTTCTCGATGCCGAACAGCGTCTCCAGGGCGCGGCGGGTGGCCTCGTCATAAACCCCGGTGATCTCGCCGGTGTAAAGGCCGACGTGGCGCAGCAGGCGCTGGATCTCCCGGGCCAGCGCGGCGTCGATAGGGATCTGGTCCTCCGGCCGAGGGGTTCCGAAGTAGAGGTGATGGAGCTCCACCAGATCCTTCAGCTTCGCCACCGGGTCCGGGTCGTCGTCCACCCGGAGGTCCATGTAGCGGTCGTTGAAGCCGCCGTAGCCGCCGCCCTCGCGGACCACCAGGATGGCGGCGGACTGACGGCCGCGGCGGTCGCCGCCGGCGCGGTCGCCGGCGAGCAGGGCGGCGACCAGGCGATCCGCCAGCTCCCCGGTCGTTTTCACAAACGTCTCGGCCATGGCCTCCAGGGTGCGCGCGTCCACCAGGAGGTTGCCCTGACAACAGAACCCTTCGCCGATCCGGTGGCCGGCCCACGGGAGGCATTCGGCACCGGTGAAAGCGGCAGCCCGGCCGGCCCGGTCCACCAGGCCGACCTGACGCTTCTCGCGCTCGGGGTCGGCGGCCAGGAGGTGGGCCAGGGTTTCTTCGGCGGAGAGCCCCTTGGCCATCCGGTCCAGGCCTTCGGGGCCGAAGCGGGTGTTGGCGTAGGACTGGGTGGCGACCGCCCCGGCGCCGGCCCGGGCCCAGGGCACCACGGCGCCGGCGGCCAGGAACTTGGAGGCCACGGCCACGCCCCACTCCTGGCGGGCCGGGTCGAAGGCCACGATGGAGAAGGTGGCGCACAAGATCATCTTGGCCTCCCGGGCGTCTGAAGTCGTATGGAAAAAGATGCCCTCCGGTCGGCGCAGGCCGATCGCGGGGGGCGTTCACTCTGAATTCTCGGTCTTCGATGGCGGAAAGGTCACAGTTATAGGAAGGGTTTTAACCCTAAACCCTGGATCTTCGACGGCGCAGGGGTCGGGGCTGAAGCCGCTCCTACCCATATTGATCTTAATGACGCAGGGTCGCGGCGAGAGCCGTTTCTACTCGGTCACCACCGGGATGATCATCGGACGACGGCGGGTGTGGCGGTAGAGATAGTCGGCGAGGGCGTTCTGGATCCGTTGGGCGAGGGCTTGGCGGGACTTCCCCTCCCCGTTCGCTGAGCGCGCGGTCTCGAGGATCAGCTCCTCGGCTCCCGCGAGCAGCTCCTCCGCCTCCCGGGCGAAGGTAAACCCGCGGGTGATCAGCTCCGGCCGCCCGATGATCCGCCCGGTGCGGGGATCCCGCCGCACAATGGCGACCACGAACCCTTCGCGGGAGAGGACCTCGCGCTCCCGCAACACCTCCGGGCCGATATCGCCGATGAGGGCCCCGTCCACGAAGACGTAACCACCGGGCACCCGCTCGGCGATCCGCCCCTGGCCGTCCCGGAACTCGATGACCCAGCCGTTCTCCACAGTGAAGATGCGCTCGGCCGGGATCCCCAGCTCCATGGCCAGGCGGGCGTGGGCCTTCAGATGCCGGATCTCGCCGTGGATGGGGATGAAATACTGAGGCCGGACTAGGTTGATCATCAGCTTCAGCTCTTCCTGGCTGGCGTGGCCGGAGACGTGCACGGGGGCGATCGGATCATAGAGCACATCGGCTCCCCGCTGGAAGAGCCGGTTGATGGTTCGATGCACCATCTCTTCGTTGCCCGGGATCGGGTGGGCGGAGAGGATGACCGTGTCGCCCGGCACGATCTTGAGCTGGGGATGCTGGCCGGCGGCCATGCGGGCCAGCACCGAGGAGGGCTCTCCCTGGGCCCCGGTGGTGAGGATCACCACCTGAGACGGCGGATACCGATCCATCTCGTCGAGGCGGATGAGCACCCCGGGAGGGATCTCCAGATAGCCCAGCTTCTGGGCGATCTTTACGTTCTCCAGCATGCTGGTCCCGGCGAAGGCGACCTTGCGCCCGTGGCGGACCGCGGCCTGGATCACCTGCTGGAAGCGAGAGATCAGGGAGGCGAAGGTAGCCACGATGATGCGGCCCTTCGCCTGGCGGAACGCGGCGTCGAAGGCCGGGTCGATCACCCGCTCCGAAGGCGTCCAGCCGGGGCGGTCGGCGTTGGTGCTGTCAGAGAGCAGAGCCAGCACCCCCCGCTTGCTGAACTCTGCCAGGGTGGCGAAATCCGTCGGCTTGCCGTCCACCGGCGTCTGGTCGAACTTGAAATCCCCGGTGTGGACGATCAGGCCCGCCGGGGTGGTGATCCCCAGCCCCACGCCGTCCGGGATGCTGTGGCAGACCCGGAACAGCTCCACGGTGAAGGGCCCGATGGTCAGCCGGTCCCCGGCCTGCACCGTGTGCAGGGTGACCCCCTCTATGACCTTCGCCTGCTTGAGCTTGACCTCGATCAGCCCCCGGGTCAGGGGCGTGGCGTAGACCGGCGCCGGGATCTCCCGGATCAGGAACGGGAGGGCCCCAATGTGGTCCTCATGCCCATGGGTGACCACGATGGCCCGTACCCATGCCTTCTTGTCCCGTAAATACTGCCAGTCGGGGATGATGAAATCCACCCCCAGCATGTCGTTCTCCGGGAACATGATCCCGGCGTCGATGATCAGGATGTTGCGGCCATATTCGATCGCCATCATGTTCTTGCCGATCTCCCCCAACCCTCCCAGGGGCACAATCCGTAACACCTGAGCCATTGTGCAATTCGCCTCCTGCGTAGAACAGTTCAGATTTCGCTCTCCTTGCGATGTTACACTGCCTGCTTGTCCCATGCAGCGGGCATCTCAACGCCCGCGTAGATCCTTCCTGAAACGAAAAGGCC harbors:
- a CDS encoding ribonuclease J, whose amino-acid sequence is MAQVLRIVPLGGLGEIGKNMMAIEYGRNILIIDAGIMFPENDMLGVDFIIPDWQYLRDKKAWVRAIVVTHGHEDHIGALPFLIREIPAPVYATPLTRGLIEVKLKQAKVIEGVTLHTVQAGDRLTIGPFTVELFRVCHSIPDGVGLGITTPAGLIVHTGDFKFDQTPVDGKPTDFATLAEFSKRGVLALLSDSTNADRPGWTPSERVIDPAFDAAFRQAKGRIIVATFASLISRFQQVIQAAVRHGRKVAFAGTSMLENVKIAQKLGYLEIPPGVLIRLDEMDRYPPSQVVILTTGAQGEPSSVLARMAAGQHPQLKIVPGDTVILSAHPIPGNEEMVHRTINRLFQRGADVLYDPIAPVHVSGHASQEELKLMINLVRPQYFIPIHGEIRHLKAHARLAMELGIPAERIFTVENGWVIEFRDGQGRIAERVPGGYVFVDGALIGDIGPEVLREREVLSREGFVVAIVRRDPRTGRIIGRPELITRGFTFAREAEELLAGAEELILETARSANGEGKSRQALAQRIQNALADYLYRHTRRRPMIIPVVTE
- a CDS encoding DUF1028 domain-containing protein gives rise to the protein MILCATFSIVAFDPARQEWGVAVASKFLAAGAVVPWARAGAGAVATQSYANTRFGPEGLDRMAKGLSAEETLAHLLAADPEREKRQVGLVDRAGRAAAFTGAECLPWAGHRIGEGFCCQGNLLVDARTLEAMAETFVKTTGELADRLVAALLAGDRAGGDRRGRQSAAILVVREGGGYGGFNDRYMDLRVDDDPDPVAKLKDLVELHHLYFGTPRPEDQIPIDAALAREIQRLLRHVGLYTGEITGVYDEATRRALETLFGIENLEERWQPGDAIDRVAWEFLRRRFPLPEGDA
- the yqeC gene encoding selenium cofactor biosynthesis protein YqeC, whose product is MREALTVRTAPAALHEALGLAPGAVIAFVGAGGKTTTAWRLLHELGGPDAPAVWTTTTHIVEPVLPEGIGLLLSEAPSPELLRALFRRLPRWVLGARRMEALAEPPNGPYPAHPWKIQGPPPEHLDRLILRMPEASWLIEADGARRMVLKWPADHEPALPAEVDAVAVVASLEAIGRPIGAVTHRSALALAHLGGHPEDPVTPEWLAALVSHPQGGQKGIPSGARRLLILTRERTFDPEAFERVCAALPQAVFERVVALVGGDPVALVGPAAPRVAGIVLAAGEGRRFGSPKALADWHGRPLVRHVTTLARRAGLDPLIVVVGAQAEAVRQALQGLPVQIVDNPNWQEGMSRSIRAGLQALPPSVEAFILLQVDQPLVRPRWLNRLIEIHRAAGRPMVVGMLEGEPRPPALFARPLFPALMTLQGEQGGRALVRAFPEAAAMVPVPDPSWVMDIDTPEAYRETIRNL